A single region of the Microcella sp. genome encodes:
- a CDS encoding YlxR family protein: protein MEPVRTCLGCRQRAPRSSLVRVIARDGAVVVDAQARFPGRGAWVHSTRDCIETATVRRAWARALRVVGPLDAAEVMMSVSPTREQADRHMDN, encoded by the coding sequence ATGGAACCCGTCAGAACCTGCCTCGGCTGTCGACAGCGAGCGCCTCGATCGTCACTTGTGAGGGTCATCGCGCGCGATGGAGCAGTCGTGGTAGATGCCCAGGCTCGGTTTCCGGGTCGGGGTGCGTGGGTGCACAGCACTCGCGACTGCATCGAAACCGCCACCGTGCGGCGGGCCTGGGCCCGCGCGCTGCGGGTGGTGGGTCCGCTCGATGCGGCAGAGGTGATGATGTCCGTTTCACCAACCAGAGAACAGGCTGATCGGCACATGGACAACTAA